The Capra hircus breed San Clemente chromosome 2, ASM170441v1, whole genome shotgun sequence genome window below encodes:
- the TSSK3 gene encoding testis-specific serine/threonine-protein kinase 3, whose protein sequence is MLESADGKIYLVMELAEGGDVFDCVLNGGPLPESRAKALFRQMVEAIRYCHGCGVAHRDLKCENALLQGFSLKLTDFGFAKVLPKSRRELSQTFCGSTAYAAPEVLQGIPHDSTKGDIWSMGVVLHVMLCASLPFDDTDIPKMLWQQQKGVSFPTHLGISAECQDLLKRLLEPDMTLRPSIEEVSWHPWLASTS, encoded by the coding sequence ATGCTGGAGTCTGCCGACGGGAAAATCTACCTGGTGATGGAGCTGGCTGAAGGAGGGGATGTCTTTGACTGTGTGCTGAATGGGGGGCCACTGCCCGAGAGCCGGGCCAAGGCCCTCTTCCGTCAGATGGTCGAGGCCATCCGCTACTGCCACGGCTGTGGTGTGGCCCACCGGGACCTCAAGTGTGAGAACGCCTTGTTGCAGGGCTTCAGCCTGAAGCTGACAGACTTTGGCTTTGCCAAGGTGTTGCCCAAATCGCGCCGGGAGTTGAGCCAGACCTTCTGCGGTAGCACCGCCTATGCCGCCCCCGAAGTGCTGCAGGGTATCCCGCACGACAGCACGAAGGGTGACATCTGGAGCATGGGCGTGGTCCTGCACGTCATGCTCTGTGCCAGCCTGCCTTTTGACGACACAGACATCCCCAAGATGCTGTGGCAGCAGCAGAAGGGGGTGTCCTTCCCCACTCATCTGGGCATCTCGGCCGAATGCCAGGACTTGCTCAAGCGGCTCCTGGAACCAGACATGACTCTCCGGCCTTCAATTGAAGAAGTTAGTTGGCATCCATGGCTAGCAAGCACTTCATAA